Proteins encoded together in one Miscanthus floridulus cultivar M001 chromosome 16, ASM1932011v1, whole genome shotgun sequence window:
- the LOC136514240 gene encoding uncharacterized protein yields MARWSASTAATVAAVVGASLLYSMALMTTASAQQPGPGNMQVINLDGRRNSKFTCTDTNKNSKRPGCTATCPARCPKKCLVLCPTCKTFCLCDFYPGVSCGDPRFTGADGNTFYFHGKKDQDFCIVTDAGLHINAHFIGNHNPATNRDFTWIQALGIRFAHHSLYVGATRSAATWDAAADHLALAFDDEDVALPASIGARWSPPAAPGLSVTRTARVNTVVVELRGVFRVVANVVPITAEDSRVHGYGVGANDCLAHLDIGFKFYDLTDDVHGVLGQTYRTDYVNRLNVTAKMPVMGGADTFRSSGLFDADCAVARFGRNTAAASSAAGAGIDMVTDAKYL; encoded by the exons atggCGCGGTGGTCGGCGTCGACCGCTGCCACGGTGGCCGCCGTGGTGGGCGCGAGCCTGCTCTACAGCATGGCTCTGATGACGACGGCGTCGGCGCAGCAGCCGGGGCCGGGCAACATGCAGGTGATCAACCTGGACGGCCGCCGCAACAGCAAGTTCacctgcaccgacaccaacaagAACTCGAAGCGGCCCGGGTGCACGGCCACCTGCCCCGCCCGCTGCCCCAAGAAGTGCCTCGTCCTCTGCCCAACCTGCAAGACCTTCTGCT TGTGCGACTTCTACCCCGGCGTGTCGTGCGGCGACCCGCGCTTCACGGGCGCCGACGGCAACACCTTCTACTTCCACGGCAAGAAGGACCAGGACTTCTGCATCGTCACCGACGCCGGCCTCCACATCAACGCGCACTTCATCGGCAACCACAACCCGGCCACGAACCGCGACTTCACGTGGATCCAGGCGCTCGGCATCCGCTTCGCGCACCACAGCCTCTACGTCGGCGCCACCAGGAGCGCCGCCACGTGggacgccgccgccgaccacctcGCGCTCGCCTTCGACGACGAGGACGTCGCGCTACCCGCCTCCATCGGCGCCCGGTGGTCCCCGCCCGCCGCGCCGGGGCTGTCCGTCACCCGCACCGCGCGCGTCAACACCGTCGTCGTCGAGCTGAGGGGCGTTTTCCGCGTCGTGGCCAACGTCGTGCCCATCACCGCCGAGGACTCGCGGGTCCACGGGTACGGCGTCGGCGCCAACGACTGCCTCGCGCACCTCGACATCGGGTTCAAGTTCTACGACCTCACCGACGACGTCCATGGTGTGCTGGGGCAGACCtaccgcaccgactacgtcaacagGCTCAACGTCACCGCCAAGATGCCCGTCATGGGAGGCGCCGACACCTTCCGCTCCTCGGGACTCTTCGACGCCGACTGCGCGGTTGCCAGGTTCGGACGCAACACCGCCGCCGCTTCCTCAGCCGCCGGCGCCGGCATCGACATGGTCACTGACGCCAAGTACCTGTAG